The Erythrobacter insulae genome window below encodes:
- a CDS encoding glycerophosphodiester phosphodiesterase family protein, with amino-acid sequence MKKYALWAGMAFAVAVLILSVTNASWLAPYPAGAPKQIANRAMAPQIGEAWEEGCSADRIEAPYHRHIANTRDSVLRADRMGAWLVEVDAQLTADGEVVLLTEFNLDCATDGTGAVRDATLEQITSLDAGYGYRVEGENEEQYPFRGKGLRVPTLGEIATAIPRQARLMLHLGADDPALAEAVARAFQAIGRDPQSRGDAFYGASAAVARIREIYPDAWAFTAEEARRCNADYTLSGWTGLLPASCQGRTMLIALDDQALLWGWPNRLIARMEAYDGTIIIEGSGSARDGEVSGITLPEQLTEIPSSFNGYVWTDDAFTTLPALIQRYDNRTQEEIDASQAALENRRKR; translated from the coding sequence ATGAAAAAATACGCCCTGTGGGCCGGAATGGCGTTTGCCGTTGCTGTCCTGATCCTGTCTGTCACCAATGCAAGCTGGCTTGCGCCCTATCCCGCTGGCGCACCCAAGCAAATCGCCAACCGTGCGATGGCGCCCCAAATAGGCGAGGCTTGGGAAGAAGGCTGCTCAGCAGACCGCATCGAAGCCCCGTATCACCGCCATATCGCAAACACGCGTGACAGCGTGCTGCGCGCGGATCGGATGGGCGCATGGCTGGTCGAGGTGGACGCGCAGCTGACTGCCGATGGCGAAGTCGTGCTTTTGACCGAGTTCAATCTGGATTGCGCCACGGACGGGACCGGCGCGGTGCGCGATGCCACGCTTGAACAAATCACATCGCTCGATGCCGGATATGGTTACCGGGTTGAGGGTGAAAACGAAGAGCAATATCCGTTTCGCGGCAAAGGCTTACGTGTCCCGACGCTCGGCGAAATTGCGACCGCGATCCCGCGTCAGGCGCGATTGATGCTGCATCTGGGCGCGGATGATCCGGCGCTTGCAGAGGCCGTGGCCCGGGCTTTCCAGGCAATCGGCCGCGATCCGCAATCAAGGGGCGATGCCTTTTACGGCGCATCCGCCGCCGTCGCCCGAATCCGTGAAATCTATCCCGATGCATGGGCATTCACCGCCGAAGAAGCGCGGCGGTGCAATGCGGATTACACGCTATCGGGTTGGACCGGATTGCTGCCAGCCAGCTGTCAGGGCCGAACCATGCTGATCGCTCTCGATGATCAGGCCCTGTTATGGGGCTGGCCCAACCGCTTGATCGCGCGGATGGAGGCATATGACGGCACAATCATCATCGAAGGGTCAGGCAGTGCGCGCGATGGCGAGGTGTCCGGCATCACCCTGCCCGAACAGCTCACCGAAATACCCAGCTCTTTCAACGGATATGTCTGGACCGATGACGCTTTCACAACGCTCCCCGCGCTCATCCAGCGATACGATAACCGCACTCAGGAAGAGATCGACGCGAGCCAAGCGGCGCTTGAAAACCGTCGAAAGCGATAG
- the lspA gene encoding signal peptidase II, translating into MSGLFTRNRLIGLAFAAMIAIVDQAIKAYVTVTLGINTIGDKMDLLPFFDLTYTENRGISLGMLQATNMEMRWLLVLMTAAIALIVFIWMLREKLMGDILGLAMILGGAIGNIYDRYTFGYVIDFADFHIGDFRPFLIFNVADAAITIGVVIILARSLFMGEKDDNEMDAASVPSEN; encoded by the coding sequence ATGAGCGGTCTTTTCACTCGCAACCGTCTGATTGGCCTTGCTTTTGCGGCGATGATCGCAATCGTAGATCAGGCAATCAAGGCCTATGTCACGGTCACGCTGGGCATCAACACAATCGGCGACAAAATGGACCTGCTGCCATTTTTCGATCTGACCTATACCGAGAATCGCGGCATTTCGCTGGGCATGTTGCAAGCGACGAACATGGAAATGCGCTGGTTGCTGGTTTTGATGACTGCCGCCATTGCGCTGATCGTGTTCATCTGGATGCTGCGCGAAAAGCTGATGGGGGACATCCTCGGCCTCGCTATGATCCTCGGCGGGGCGATCGGGAATATCTATGATCGCTACACATTCGGCTATGTCATCGACTTTGCCGATTTTCATATTGGGGATTTTCGCCCCTTCCTTATTTTCAACGTTGCCGATGCGGCTATCACCATCGGCGTTGTGATCATCCTTGCGCGCAGCCTCTTCATGGGCGAAAAGGACGACAACGAAATGGACGCAGCAAGCGTCCCATCGGAGAATTGA
- a CDS encoding 3'(2'),5'-bisphosphate nucleotidase CysQ: MIDRARLLKIVREAGRIAHSRWPGDGHALESWDKTPGNPVSESDLEVDRFLRRELTALLPSAGWLSEETLDDKIRTDSDLLWLVDPIDGTRDFVRGRTGWAISVALVSAGKPLIGILMAPARGEEWCAVAGQGATLNDRPLVASSRTQFSGARVPVDELPSADSDLVMVEKPNSIALRIAMVADDRADLVATLRWGFEWDVAAAALIAREAGAEVSDAFGKPLAYNKHDPRDFGVLVCSPGIHAAAVARLADRANQLK; encoded by the coding sequence ATGATTGACCGTGCCCGCCTTCTAAAAATTGTCCGTGAAGCGGGCCGAATCGCCCATTCGCGCTGGCCGGGAGACGGGCATGCGCTTGAAAGCTGGGATAAAACACCGGGCAACCCTGTCAGCGAATCGGATTTGGAGGTCGATCGGTTTCTGCGCCGCGAACTCACCGCTCTTTTGCCCTCGGCAGGCTGGCTCTCGGAAGAAACGCTGGATGACAAAATCCGCACCGACAGCGATTTATTATGGCTTGTCGATCCGATCGATGGAACGCGTGATTTTGTACGAGGGCGAACCGGCTGGGCAATTTCGGTCGCGCTGGTTAGCGCGGGCAAGCCGTTAATCGGTATTCTCATGGCTCCGGCACGCGGCGAGGAATGGTGCGCGGTGGCCGGGCAGGGTGCGACGCTGAATGACAGGCCTCTGGTCGCCAGCTCGCGGACGCAGTTTTCAGGCGCGCGGGTTCCGGTTGATGAATTGCCGAGCGCCGATTCAGATCTTGTGATGGTTGAAAAACCCAATTCCATTGCGCTGAGAATTGCGATGGTGGCCGATGACCGCGCGGATTTGGTCGCCACCTTGCGATGGGGGTTTGAATGGGATGTCGCAGCCGCCGCGCTGATCGCGCGCGAAGCAGGCGCCGAGGTCTCCGATGCGTTTGGCAAGCCGCTTGCCTATAACAAACACGATCCCCGCGATTTCGGAGTTCTCGTGTGCTCGCCGGGTATTCATGCCGCGGCGGTCGCTCGATTGGCGGACCGCGCGAATCAGCTCAAATAA
- a CDS encoding DUF3035 domain-containing protein: MRTLKTAILLTTGSAMLAACGGGGIFNRDRPDEFAVQRQAPLVVPPDFSLQPPAPGAPRPAEGTAQEQALDALFGGPAKRSEIEKSALDRAGAAAPGIRSQVGDPGTNTVAKGRVTRDIIAAPEGDGQSAQAVIPS; this comes from the coding sequence ATGCGTACCCTGAAAACCGCCATTCTGCTTACCACCGGAAGCGCCATGCTCGCAGCGTGCGGCGGCGGCGGGATTTTCAATCGCGACCGCCCCGATGAATTTGCTGTTCAGCGTCAGGCTCCGCTCGTGGTTCCGCCTGATTTCAGTCTTCAGCCACCGGCACCCGGCGCGCCGCGCCCGGCAGAGGGCACGGCTCAGGAACAGGCTCTTGATGCGCTGTTTGGCGGCCCTGCGAAACGCAGCGAGATCGAAAAGAGCGCGCTGGACCGTGCGGGCGCTGCGGCTCCCGGTATTCGCAGCCAGGTTGGCGATCCCGGTACAAACACCGTCGCCAAGGGCCGCGTGACGCGCGATATCATCGCTGCGCCAGAGGGCGATGGCCAATCGGCCCAGGCTGTCATTCCTTCGTAA
- a CDS encoding dihydrofolate reductase, protein MSSEIVLIYARAANGAIGFEGKLPWHLPADLKRFKALTMGKPMVMGRKTFESLPGLLPGRRHIVLTRKERWDSEGAEVVGSIEEALALARRDNAGGEIAIVGGAAIYDVFRPLADRIEVTEIHADFRGDTFMKPLGSEWKITAREDHEARDARPAYSFVTYHRHDDDTAKDVR, encoded by the coding sequence GTGAGCTCCGAAATTGTCCTGATCTATGCCCGCGCCGCCAATGGCGCGATCGGTTTTGAAGGCAAACTGCCATGGCACCTGCCGGCGGACCTTAAACGCTTTAAGGCGCTGACCATGGGCAAACCGATGGTGATGGGGCGCAAGACATTTGAAAGCCTTCCCGGCCTGCTGCCCGGACGCCGGCACATCGTACTGACCCGCAAGGAACGCTGGGATAGCGAAGGCGCAGAGGTGGTAGGATCAATCGAAGAAGCGCTTGCATTGGCTCGCCGCGATAATGCCGGCGGAGAGATCGCAATCGTCGGCGGCGCGGCAATCTATGATGTGTTCCGACCGCTGGCCGACCGGATCGAGGTAACCGAAATCCATGCCGATTTTCGCGGCGATACCTTTATGAAACCGCTCGGCAGTGAATGGAAAATCACCGCGCGCGAAGATCATGAAGCGCGGGACGCCCGCCCAGCCTATTCGTTCGTCACCTATCACCGTCACGATGACGACACGGCAAAGGACGTGCGCTAA
- a CDS encoding OmpA family protein — MKTTRILLSGTAALALLGTSACVTDPNTGEQKVSRSAIGGALGGTLGYLLGGAIGGDAARIIGAGIGGSAGAVVGKQFDDQIKELDEQTAGSGVDVEEVGDGDAILVRLPDGVTFASGSADINPGFYQTLDSVAESLIKYPNSLIDVYGFTDTTGTAAFNQQLSERRAKAVADYIAARGVARSRMATRGYGEEYDQLRVKTADGVNEPLNRRVEIKIIPISQEDVAAARSQ, encoded by the coding sequence ATGAAAACAACACGTATCCTGCTTTCAGGAACAGCCGCTCTTGCCCTGCTTGGCACCAGCGCCTGTGTCACTGACCCTAACACTGGTGAACAGAAAGTCTCCCGTTCCGCAATCGGCGGCGCGCTTGGCGGTACACTTGGCTATTTGCTCGGCGGTGCAATCGGCGGCGATGCCGCCCGCATTATCGGTGCAGGCATCGGCGGCAGCGCCGGCGCAGTTGTCGGCAAGCAATTTGATGACCAGATCAAGGAACTTGATGAGCAAACCGCGGGCAGCGGCGTGGATGTCGAAGAAGTGGGCGATGGCGATGCCATCCTCGTGCGGCTTCCCGATGGCGTGACATTCGCCAGCGGCTCGGCAGACATCAATCCCGGTTTTTATCAAACCCTGGATTCCGTCGCTGAAAGCCTGATCAAATATCCCAACAGCCTGATCGACGTGTACGGCTTTACCGACACAACCGGCACAGCCGCCTTCAACCAGCAATTGTCAGAACGCCGGGCTAAGGCGGTTGCCGATTACATCGCCGCTCGCGGTGTCGCGCGCAGCCGGATGGCCACACGCGGCTATGGTGAGGAATATGATCAACTGCGCGTCAAAACCGCAGATGGCGTGAACGAACCGCTCAACCGCCGGGTTGAAATCAAAATCATTCCAATCAGTCAGGAAGACGTGGCAGCTGCGCGTTCGCAGTAA
- the sucC gene encoding ADP-forming succinate--CoA ligase subunit beta gives MNVHEYQAKELLTEHGIAIPAGHAALTVEEAVAGAKKLPGPLYVVKAQIHAGGRGKGKFKELPEDAKGGVRLAFSLDEVESHAKEMLGNTLVTIQTGDAGKQVNRLYVTDGVDIESEYYLAMLVDRATGRVAMVASTEGGMDIEDVAHETPEKITTITIDPAQGFMPHHGRAVAFALELSGDLNKQCQKLAKQLYDAFMSSDCEMLEINPLVETKPDADGKASLLVLDTKMSFDGNALYRHPAIEAMRDETEEDPAEVEASQYDLAYIKLDGNIGCMVNGAGLAMATMDIIKLNGAFPANFLDVGGGATTEKVTAAFKIILKDPAVEGILVNIFGGIMKCDIIADGIVQAAKEVNLSVPLVVRLEGTNVQAGKDILANSGLPIVAADDLGDAAKKIVAEVKQAA, from the coding sequence ATGAATGTCCATGAATACCAGGCCAAAGAACTGCTTACAGAACACGGGATCGCGATCCCCGCCGGCCATGCCGCGTTGACTGTCGAAGAGGCCGTTGCAGGTGCCAAAAAACTGCCCGGACCGCTTTACGTCGTTAAGGCTCAAATCCACGCCGGTGGCCGCGGTAAAGGCAAATTCAAAGAATTGCCCGAAGATGCCAAAGGCGGCGTTCGCCTCGCTTTCTCGCTTGATGAAGTCGAAAGCCACGCCAAGGAAATGCTCGGTAACACACTCGTCACGATCCAGACCGGCGATGCGGGTAAGCAAGTGAACCGGCTGTATGTGACTGACGGCGTTGATATCGAAAGCGAATATTACCTCGCCATGCTGGTAGACCGCGCCACAGGCCGGGTGGCCATGGTTGCCTCAACCGAAGGCGGCATGGACATCGAAGACGTCGCACATGAGACGCCTGAGAAAATCACCACCATCACGATCGACCCTGCGCAAGGCTTTATGCCGCATCACGGGCGCGCGGTGGCGTTTGCGCTTGAGCTGTCTGGTGATCTGAACAAACAGTGCCAGAAGCTCGCAAAGCAGCTGTATGATGCATTCATGTCGAGTGATTGCGAAATGCTTGAGATCAATCCGCTGGTCGAGACAAAGCCGGATGCCGATGGCAAAGCCTCGCTGCTGGTGCTCGACACCAAGATGAGCTTTGATGGCAACGCCCTTTATCGTCACCCCGCAATCGAAGCGATGCGCGACGAAACCGAGGAAGATCCAGCCGAAGTCGAAGCCTCCCAGTATGATCTCGCCTATATCAAGCTCGATGGTAACATCGGTTGCATGGTCAACGGCGCAGGCCTCGCCATGGCGACGATGGATATCATCAAGCTGAACGGCGCGTTCCCGGCCAACTTCCTCGATGTGGGCGGCGGCGCCACCACCGAAAAGGTAACGGCTGCGTTCAAGATCATCCTGAAAGATCCGGCTGTCGAAGGCATCCTCGTCAACATTTTTGGCGGCATCATGAAATGCGACATCATTGCAGACGGCATCGTTCAGGCGGCAAAGGAAGTGAACCTTTCGGTCCCGCTGGTCGTGCGCCTTGAAGGCACAAACGTTCAGGCTGGCAAAGACATTCTGGCCAATTCCGGCCTGCCGATTGTCGCAGCCGACGATCTGGGCGACGCAGCGAAGAAAATCGTCGCCGAGGTCAAGCAGGCAGCGTAA
- the ileS gene encoding isoleucine--tRNA ligase, with product MSDQKRDLKDTVFLPKTAFPMKAGLPQKEPGIEARWREIDLYAKLREARAGREKFILHDGPPYANGDMHIGHALNHILKDMVCRTQNLMGKDAPYVPGWDCHGLPIEWKVEEKYRKKKLNKDEVPAKEFRAECRAYAQHWVDTQREQLKRLGIMGDWDNPYLTMDFQAEATIVAELMKFAEAGNLYRGSKPVMWSPVEKTALAEAEVEYEDLTDSPQIDVAFEIIESPIEELIGAYAVIWTTTPWTIPVNQALAYGPDVEYVVVHYGDKRYLVAEDLCYALSVRTGANENGTGAPESSAENVTIYKGSDLAGTKVRHPMHHLGGFYAAPRPLLPGDFVTTDSGTGLVHMSPDHGEDDFELCKAHGINPVFAVQDDGTYRDDWLWLGGSDDRRRAVINKPFNAPDGPICSDLREAGALLSASADYAHSYPHSWRSKAKVIYRCTPQWFVPMDKGLADGGTLRSRAMSEIERVEFIPEKGRNRIGSMVEGRPDWVLSRQRAWGVPITLFVKPDGTYLQDPDVNARVVAAVTAEGVDAWDEARKSEFLGNAHNPDEWEMVTDILDVWFDSGCTHAFVLESGRWPDLTWPANLYLEGSDQHRGWFQSSLLQSCATRGRAPYDQVLTHGFTMDKAGKKMSKSLGNTVSPLKTMEQTGADIIRLWALSVDFTEDHRIGDEILKGVGDQYRRLRNTFRYLLGALDGFIGDMSDGGEIPELELYVLSLLSELDGKLRKAAEEYDFNTYTRLLVDFCNEDLSAFFFDIRKDTLYCDGPDSTVRNAYRTVLDLLFHALVRYAAPVLVFTAEEVWQTRYPEDGEQEGSVHLLEWPPVPGVPADREKWAKLRALRERVTEAIEPLRRDKMIRSSNEAVVTVPADAVPEGVTDAQLAEMFITGAVTRGQTDDVIVAKSTDNKCGRCWRLLPDVSEDGALCGRCDSVVAEMDAA from the coding sequence ATGTCTGATCAAAAACGCGACCTTAAAGATACGGTCTTCCTGCCGAAGACCGCGTTCCCGATGAAAGCCGGCCTTCCGCAGAAGGAACCGGGCATTGAGGCGCGCTGGCGCGAGATAGATTTATACGCGAAACTGCGTGAGGCGCGGGCCGGGCGCGAAAAGTTCATCCTGCACGATGGACCGCCTTATGCGAATGGCGATATGCATATCGGCCATGCGCTGAACCATATCCTCAAAGACATGGTGTGCCGCACGCAGAACCTGATGGGCAAAGACGCGCCCTATGTGCCGGGCTGGGATTGCCACGGCCTTCCGATTGAATGGAAGGTTGAGGAGAAATACCGCAAGAAAAAGCTGAACAAGGACGAAGTTCCCGCAAAGGAATTCCGCGCCGAATGCCGCGCCTATGCGCAGCACTGGGTCGATACCCAGCGCGAGCAGCTGAAGCGGCTGGGCATCATGGGCGATTGGGACAATCCCTATCTCACCATGGATTTTCAGGCTGAGGCAACGATTGTCGCCGAGCTGATGAAATTTGCCGAGGCGGGCAACCTGTATCGCGGGTCCAAGCCGGTGATGTGGTCACCGGTCGAAAAGACCGCGCTGGCCGAGGCCGAGGTTGAATATGAAGACCTGACCGACAGCCCCCAGATCGATGTGGCGTTCGAGATCATTGAGAGCCCGATTGAGGAACTGATCGGCGCGTATGCGGTGATCTGGACGACGACGCCTTGGACGATCCCGGTGAACCAGGCTTTGGCCTATGGGCCGGATGTTGAGTATGTTGTCGTTCACTACGGCGACAAGCGATACCTCGTTGCCGAAGATCTCTGTTACGCGCTTTCGGTGCGCACCGGCGCTAACGAAAATGGCACTGGAGCACCGGAGAGTAGCGCAGAGAATGTTACAATCTACAAAGGCTCCGACCTAGCCGGAACCAAGGTCCGCCACCCCATGCACCATCTCGGCGGGTTCTATGCGGCCCCGCGCCCGCTGCTTCCCGGCGACTTTGTCACCACCGATAGCGGCACCGGCCTTGTCCATATGTCGCCCGACCACGGCGAGGACGATTTCGAGCTTTGCAAGGCGCACGGTATCAATCCTGTCTTCGCAGTACAGGATGACGGCACGTATCGCGACGATTGGCTGTGGCTTGGCGGCTCGGATGATCGCCGCCGCGCTGTCATCAACAAACCCTTCAACGCGCCGGACGGGCCGATCTGCTCCGACTTGCGCGAAGCGGGCGCGCTGCTTTCGGCCTCCGCCGATTACGCGCATTCCTACCCGCATTCATGGCGCTCCAAAGCCAAGGTGATCTATCGCTGCACGCCGCAATGGTTTGTGCCGATGGACAAGGGTTTGGCAGATGGCGGCACCTTGCGCAGCCGCGCCATGTCCGAAATCGAACGAGTCGAGTTCATCCCTGAAAAGGGGCGCAACCGCATCGGTTCCATGGTCGAAGGCCGCCCTGACTGGGTGCTGTCCCGCCAGCGCGCATGGGGCGTGCCCATCACTTTATTTGTGAAGCCGGACGGCACGTACCTACAGGACCCGGATGTGAATGCGCGCGTCGTCGCCGCCGTCACCGCAGAAGGCGTCGATGCATGGGACGAGGCCCGCAAATCGGAATTTCTCGGCAACGCGCACAATCCTGACGAATGGGAAATGGTCACCGACATCCTTGATGTGTGGTTCGATTCGGGCTGTACCCATGCATTCGTGCTGGAATCGGGACGCTGGCCGGACCTCACATGGCCCGCCAATCTCTATCTCGAAGGCAGCGATCAGCATCGCGGCTGGTTCCAGTCATCACTGTTGCAATCGTGCGCAACGCGGGGCCGCGCGCCCTATGATCAGGTCCTGACCCATGGTTTCACCATGGACAAGGCTGGCAAGAAAATGTCGAAAAGCCTCGGCAACACCGTAAGTCCGTTGAAAACCATGGAGCAGACCGGTGCGGACATTATCCGGCTGTGGGCGCTCAGTGTCGATTTCACCGAAGATCACCGGATCGGCGATGAAATCCTGAAAGGCGTGGGCGATCAATATCGCCGGTTGCGCAACACGTTCCGCTATCTGCTGGGCGCGCTCGATGGATTTATCGGCGACATGTCCGATGGCGGCGAGATCCCCGAGCTGGAATTGTATGTCCTCTCGCTGCTCAGCGAGCTCGATGGCAAATTGCGCAAGGCCGCAGAAGAGTACGATTTCAACACCTACACCCGCCTGCTGGTCGATTTCTGCAACGAAGACCTCAGCGCGTTCTTCTTCGATATCCGTAAAGACACGCTGTATTGCGACGGGCCAGACAGCACGGTGCGCAATGCGTACCGCACGGTGCTCGACCTGCTGTTCCATGCGCTGGTCCGCTATGCCGCGCCGGTGCTGGTCTTTACCGCCGAAGAAGTGTGGCAGACCCGCTATCCCGAAGACGGCGAACAGGAAGGCAGCGTCCACCTGCTCGAATGGCCGCCTGTTCCCGGCGTACCTGCGGACCGCGAAAAGTGGGCCAAACTTCGCGCCCTGCGTGAACGCGTGACCGAAGCGATTGAGCCGCTGCGCCGTGACAAGATGATCCGTTCCAGCAACGAAGCGGTCGTGACCGTGCCAGCCGACGCGGTGCCCGAGGGCGTGACCGATGCACAACTTGCCGAAATGTTCATTACAGGTGCAGTCACGCGCGGCCAAACGGACGACGTGATCGTAGCCAAATCCACCGATAACAAATGCGGACGCTGCTGGCGTCTGCTGCCAGACGTGTCCGAAGACGGCGCGCTGTGCGGGCGCTGCGACAGCGTCGTTGCGGAGATGGATGCGGCATAA
- a CDS encoding hemolysin family protein codes for MTPFPWPDLFIIAGLIVLNGVFAMSELAIVSAKTSSLQARAENGSASAQIAIRLAEEPGKFLSTVQIGITLIGIIAGAYSGASLGGPVGERLALLGVPADISAQSGFAAVIAVTTYFSLVVGELVPKQLALRSAVPISLVMARPMDLLAKIAAPLVWVLDKSSAGIIALFGIRNKGQSSVTAQELQMIFADATRSGVIEAEQSQILTGVMRLAERPVREMMTPRTEIDWIEVEADTAQIRQTIEDSPHSLLPVAEGSPDAILGIVKVREVLAALVEGKTVSIRDMMHKGEVVPDQLDAMDALRVLQSSDIAMAVVHDEYGHFEGVVTPVDLLTAIAGNFASDQDQGDTPEIVERKDGSLLVSGSISADALADRLGLNYGDNREFGTAAGYALSVLKRLPTVGETFSDQGWEFEVVDMDNRRIDQLLATRQESEDQAE; via the coding sequence GTGACACCGTTTCCGTGGCCAGATCTGTTTATAATCGCCGGGCTGATCGTGCTCAACGGCGTCTTTGCCATGTCCGAGCTGGCGATAGTCTCGGCCAAAACCTCGTCGCTTCAGGCGCGGGCTGAGAATGGCTCTGCCAGCGCACAAATTGCGATCCGGCTGGCCGAAGAACCCGGCAAGTTTCTTTCGACAGTCCAGATCGGTATCACTTTGATCGGCATTATCGCCGGCGCTTATTCCGGGGCCAGTCTGGGCGGCCCGGTGGGCGAACGGCTGGCTTTGCTGGGTGTGCCTGCGGACATATCTGCGCAGTCAGGCTTTGCAGCGGTGATTGCCGTGACGACATATTTCAGTCTGGTCGTAGGCGAGCTTGTCCCCAAACAGCTGGCTTTGCGATCAGCGGTGCCGATCTCGCTCGTCATGGCGCGGCCGATGGATCTTCTGGCCAAGATCGCGGCGCCGCTCGTCTGGGTGCTCGATAAATCTTCCGCTGGTATCATCGCGCTGTTCGGCATCCGTAACAAGGGCCAGAGCTCGGTCACAGCGCAGGAATTGCAGATGATTTTTGCCGATGCGACCCGGTCCGGGGTGATCGAGGCGGAACAGAGCCAGATTTTGACAGGCGTCATGCGCCTCGCTGAACGGCCCGTGCGTGAAATGATGACGCCGCGTACAGAGATTGACTGGATCGAGGTGGAGGCGGACACAGCCCAGATCCGGCAGACAATCGAAGACAGCCCGCATTCGCTGCTGCCTGTTGCCGAGGGTTCGCCCGATGCGATTCTCGGCATCGTTAAGGTCCGCGAAGTTTTGGCCGCGTTGGTCGAGGGCAAAACCGTTTCAATCCGCGACATGATGCATAAAGGCGAAGTCGTGCCCGATCAGCTTGATGCGATGGACGCGCTGCGGGTGCTGCAATCCTCGGACATTGCGATGGCTGTGGTGCATGACGAATATGGCCATTTCGAAGGGGTGGTGACGCCGGTCGATTTGCTGACCGCGATTGCCGGCAATTTTGCCAGTGATCAGGATCAGGGTGACACCCCCGAAATTGTCGAGCGCAAGGATGGTTCGCTGCTGGTGTCGGGCTCAATTTCCGCAGATGCGCTGGCCGACCGGCTGGGTCTGAATTACGGCGACAATCGGGAATTCGGCACCGCCGCAGGATATGCGCTTTCGGTGCTCAAACGTCTTCCCACTGTCGGGGAAACCTTCTCCGATCAGGGGTGGGAGTTTGAGGTGGTCGATATGGACAATCGCCGCATCGATCAGCTTTTGGCTACCCGTCAAGAAAGCGAAGATCAGGCAGAATAG
- a CDS encoding bifunctional riboflavin kinase/FAD synthetase, whose amino-acid sequence MRWLDHREDITKALRGAVIALGNFDGFHSGHQAVAGEAIAWAQAEGRPSIIATFDPHPVRFFKPGVPPFRLTTLEQRQELYLAAGATAMLVFHFDRDLAATSAEDFITEILIKRFGAYGVVTGGDFTFGQGAKGNVDLLRTFGGEHGLKSRVVDAITGQGDIVSSSRVREALREGNPQLAANLLTRPFAIRGIVEHGDKNGRKLGYPTANLAIDTYLRPKYGVYAVTGKVLSTGQLLKGAANIGIRPQFEPPKELLEPYFFDFSGDLYGQEIEVAFHHFLRGEAKFDSLDALMEQMERDCTEAKRLLS is encoded by the coding sequence ATGCGCTGGCTCGATCATCGCGAGGACATCACCAAGGCGCTGCGCGGCGCTGTGATTGCTCTGGGCAATTTTGATGGGTTTCACAGCGGCCATCAGGCGGTGGCTGGCGAAGCGATTGCGTGGGCTCAGGCCGAAGGCAGGCCCTCTATCATTGCCACTTTTGATCCGCATCCGGTCCGCTTTTTCAAACCCGGTGTTCCGCCATTCCGTCTGACCACGCTTGAACAGCGCCAAGAGCTGTATCTGGCTGCCGGCGCAACTGCGATGCTGGTGTTTCATTTTGACAGGGATTTGGCGGCCACCAGCGCAGAGGATTTCATTACCGAGATTCTGATCAAACGTTTTGGCGCGTATGGCGTGGTCACTGGCGGCGATTTCACCTTTGGCCAAGGCGCAAAGGGCAATGTCGATCTGCTGCGCACCTTCGGCGGCGAGCATGGTTTGAAAAGCCGCGTGGTCGACGCCATTACAGGTCAGGGCGACATCGTCTCCTCCAGCCGGGTGCGCGAAGCATTGCGCGAGGGCAATCCCCAGCTTGCAGCCAATTTGCTGACCCGCCCCTTCGCCATTCGCGGAATTGTTGAACATGGCGACAAGAACGGCCGCAAATTGGGCTATCCGACCGCCAATCTCGCCATAGACACCTATTTGCGCCCGAAATACGGGGTCTATGCGGTGACCGGCAAAGTTCTCAGCACGGGCCAGCTGCTTAAAGGCGCGGCCAATATCGGCATCCGGCCGCAATTTGAGCCGCCCAAGGAATTGCTGGAGCCGTATTTCTTCGATTTCTCCGGTGATCTGTATGGTCAGGAAATCGAAGTCGCATTCCACCACTTTTTGCGCGGAGAGGCCAAGTTCGACAGCCTCGACGCGCTGATGGAACAAATGGAGCGCGACTGCACAGAGGCCAAGCGGCTGCTTTCATGA